A segment of the Bordetella flabilis genome:
AAATCGCAACGCCGGAGCGCCTGCAGGCCTTCGACAGCGAAGGCTATGCGTATGACGCCGCCGCCTCCACCGCCGACAAGCTGGTGTTTCGCCGCAAGCAGGACTGACGCGGGCCGGGTACGGCCGTGCGGCGCCTGCCGGCGCGGGCCTCGTGGACGGGGAGAAGCACGGGCAGCAGGGACGTGGCCGTTGGCGCTTATCCGTCCAGCGCCGCGCTTTCCTGGCGGATCATCTGCCCTGCACGGATCATCAATTTCAAGGGATAGGCCAGCGAGGCCAGTTCGCCCTGGGTATCGATCTGCTCAGGCAGGGGCGGTACGGCCGGCCGCGCCGGATCCAGCATGGTGACGACGGATTCCAGCGTCTGGGTGACCGAAGCGGGCGGTGCTTCGCGCAAGGTGGACAGCGTGGGCACCGCCGCCGTGGTCTGCGAGGCCAGCACATGGTTCTGAATCAGCAGGTTGTTCAGTTCCGGCACGAATTGCTGGCGCGAACGCGGTTCGCTCATCATTCGATAGAAGGCTTCGGCAAAGTTGCTGAAGGCGACGTGCACGTTCCGGCGTGCCAGTCTCCAGTTCAGGTCAGCCTCGATTTCGGCCGCCGTGGCGGGCGGCTCCGGCACGGGCCCCAGGGCCACGTCCGCCGCCGGCTTGCGCGCCTGCTTTTCCCGCATGACGCCGGCATAGCGCAGGCCCGCGCGCAGGTATTCGCGGTTGGCGACGATTGCCGCGCGCGCCAGGGGCGGCATGAACCGGGCCTCCCACCACGGGAAGACGTAGCTGCATACCAGCGCGAGCGCGCAGCCGATGAACGTATCCAGTGCACGCTCGCCGATCACCGCCATGGACACTGTGCCGGGCGACACGAAGTGAAAGACGAGCACCACGAAAAGGGTATTGAAGATGGCGCTGGCCATGTAGTTGAGCTGCACGAGGCTGTTGCCCATGATGCATGCGACCAGCAGGGCGATGAACAGAATGCCCGGCCGGTCGGTCATGTTCAACAGCACCAGGGCCAGCAGGCATCCGATCAGCGTGCCGGTCAGGCGCCAGCCGTTGCGCTGGCGCGTAAGCGCGAATCCCGGCTTCATGATGATGACGATCGTCAGCATGATCCAGTAGTTGTGCGCCGAAAAGGATTCCGTCACCCAGAACTCGCTGATCGTCATGGCGATCGCGGCGGCGAGCGTGACGCGCAGGGCGTAGCGCAGGTTGGGGGAATCCATGCGCAGATTGCTGGTGATCATCCCGAGCCGGAAGTCCTGGCGCGACATGAACCGCGTCAATGATTTGTCGATGCGCAGGGCGCTGGTCGGCACCGCGTCCGCGGGCTGCAGGGTGTGCTCGCCCAGGCGGTCGACAATACGGCCGGCGTTGCGCAGACGGCGCAGGATCTGGATCAGCAACGCCAGAATCTCGGGTTCGCGCTGGCCCAGGCCCTGTTGCTTGAGCTGGTCGATCTCGTATTCGATGGCACGCAGTTCGGCCTTGATGCGGGTCCGGCGCTTGACGGGCTGGCCATGCGAAACCGAGAGCGCGATGCGGTTCAGGTCCAGCGACATCTTGAAAAGCGCATCGTGCATGAACAACAGGATGTCGTTGCCGGCCAGGGTGCGGCGCAGCGCCGCATAGTCGGTATGGGTGGCGAACAGGGTATCGACCAGTTGCAGCATGTCGACGAACATGTTGAAGACCATCACGCGGCGGCTGTCGCCCCAGCCCTTGCCGCGCGGCAGGGCGCGCAGCACCACGTCGCGCGCGGCCTGGTGCTTCTCCGTCATGGTCGACTGGCTCTGGATCAGGGCGCGGTATGAATCTTCGAGGTCTTCCGTCTCGTCGTAGAAGGCGGCACGCGCCTCGACATAGTCGGCGGTGGCGAACAGGGCCACCGACATGGCCTGCTGTTCTTCCCGCAACAGGAAGATGCGGCTGAAGGCGACGCTGAAGAGCAGATAAAAGAGCGCGCCGCCCAGCGTGCCGGCCGCGTGCAAAAGCACCTGGTCCGCCGGCAGCGGCGAATGCATGGTCAGGGCCATCACCAGCAGGCCGGCAAATCCGATCAGGCCGCCGCGCTTGCCGTAGACGGTAAACAGGGAATAGAAGAAGCATTGCGCGATCACCACCGCCCACAGCGCCAGGCGATGGGTCGAGGCGAAGCCGGTGATACAGACCGTGAGCGTGGCCAGGACCGCGCCGCCGAGCATCTCGTTGGTGCGATGGCGTTGCGGTCCGCCCGGCTGGTCGATGATGGCGACGCAATTCGCCCCGAAGGTGGCAACCAGGCCCAGGGTGTAGTCGCCCCACAGGACGCCCAGGATCAGCACCGGCAGCAGCATTCCCACGCCTTGCCGCACACCGCCGAAGAAATAATGGCTATAGATAAACCGGCGGAGATTGGCGATGCGCAGGTCCATAGGGCGGCGGGCTCGTGTCAGGGCGCCGGGGGCGGCGATAGTTGGCAAGTATAGAGAGTCTCCGTTATGAAGAGTCCCCATTTTGTGCCGAGCACCTGCA
Coding sequences within it:
- a CDS encoding FUSC family protein, which produces MDLRIANLRRFIYSHYFFGGVRQGVGMLLPVLILGVLWGDYTLGLVATFGANCVAIIDQPGGPQRHRTNEMLGGAVLATLTVCITGFASTHRLALWAVVIAQCFFYSLFTVYGKRGGLIGFAGLLVMALTMHSPLPADQVLLHAAGTLGGALFYLLFSVAFSRIFLLREEQQAMSVALFATADYVEARAAFYDETEDLEDSYRALIQSQSTMTEKHQAARDVVLRALPRGKGWGDSRRVMVFNMFVDMLQLVDTLFATHTDYAALRRTLAGNDILLFMHDALFKMSLDLNRIALSVSHGQPVKRRTRIKAELRAIEYEIDQLKQQGLGQREPEILALLIQILRRLRNAGRIVDRLGEHTLQPADAVPTSALRIDKSLTRFMSRQDFRLGMITSNLRMDSPNLRYALRVTLAAAIAMTISEFWVTESFSAHNYWIMLTIVIIMKPGFALTRQRNGWRLTGTLIGCLLALVLLNMTDRPGILFIALLVACIMGNSLVQLNYMASAIFNTLFVVLVFHFVSPGTVSMAVIGERALDTFIGCALALVCSYVFPWWEARFMPPLARAAIVANREYLRAGLRYAGVMREKQARKPAADVALGPVPEPPATAAEIEADLNWRLARRNVHVAFSNFAEAFYRMMSEPRSRQQFVPELNNLLIQNHVLASQTTAAVPTLSTLREAPPASVTQTLESVVTMLDPARPAVPPLPEQIDTQGELASLAYPLKLMIRAGQMIRQESAALDG